One window of Mangrovibacterium diazotrophicum genomic DNA carries:
- a CDS encoding ester cyclase — MKTKKLTIRVAAMAAVIAFISTLSSCNTNPNQVTVSKTELDSLRNQVNEMVVGNAVLAENLMKFDTLDFTVFSHREWVRLHESHAKDIKVHWPDGRIVVGIEQHIKDLDAMFPYAPDTRITEHPVKFGSADGQWTAVTGVFEATFTEPMAIGNGKFIQPTGKKVKMPMCTIGRWENGVMVEEWLFWDNKTYMTQLGLM; from the coding sequence ATGAAAACAAAAAAATTAACCATCCGAGTAGCAGCAATGGCTGCTGTTATTGCATTCATAAGTACACTATCGTCTTGTAATACGAACCCAAACCAGGTTACGGTTAGCAAAACCGAACTAGACTCATTGCGCAACCAGGTAAACGAAATGGTTGTCGGCAACGCCGTCTTAGCCGAAAACCTGATGAAATTTGATACGCTCGATTTTACGGTGTTTAGTCATCGGGAGTGGGTTCGCCTGCACGAGAGCCATGCCAAAGACATTAAAGTGCACTGGCCCGACGGACGCATTGTAGTCGGAATTGAGCAGCACATTAAAGATCTGGATGCCATGTTCCCGTATGCTCCCGATACCCGTATTACCGAGCACCCCGTAAAATTCGGTAGTGCCGACGGACAATGGACTGCTGTGACAGGCGTGTTTGAGGCCACCTTCACCGAACCCATGGCCATTGGAAATGGCAAGTTCATTCAACCTACCGGTAAAAAAGTGAAAATGCCAATGTGTACCATCGGCCGCTGGGAAAACGGAGTTATGGTTGAAGAATGGTTGTTCTGGGACAACAAAACGTACATGACGCAATTGGGATTAATGTAA
- a CDS encoding ABC transporter permease yields MRTIKYILQKEFIQVLRNKTMLRMIVMLPLMQMLVLVFAATYDLKNVDIYVVDQDLSDTSRGLINHFEASPFFNIHDASFDLEDGMNQLKKEESDFVLVIPPDFERSLIREDEADVQLLINAIDGNKASLIYQYTRSIISAYNKQIIMHWKSLPEFNPPMRVEAHDNYWFNPELDYKWYMAPGILSILVTIIGMFLSGMNLVREKEMGTIEQLNVTPIKKWQFILGKLLPFLVIALLDLAFGLLIARIVFNLPIEGSLVLLFGFGALYLVGVLGLGLFISTVTETQQQVMFITFFFMMIFVLMGGIFTPVESMPHWAQQLDRLNPIYYFIRIMRMVCLKGSGFGDLITEFVSLTIIGISFLTLAIWRYRKTS; encoded by the coding sequence ATGAGAACGATCAAATACATCCTCCAAAAGGAATTCATCCAGGTTTTGCGGAACAAAACCATGTTGCGGATGATTGTTATGTTGCCGTTGATGCAGATGCTGGTGCTGGTTTTTGCTGCCACTTACGACCTGAAGAATGTCGATATTTACGTGGTCGATCAGGATTTGTCGGACACCAGCCGCGGCTTGATTAATCATTTCGAAGCATCTCCCTTTTTCAATATTCACGATGCCTCGTTCGATTTGGAGGATGGCATGAATCAACTGAAAAAGGAAGAGTCAGACTTTGTGCTGGTGATTCCGCCGGACTTCGAGCGCTCTCTGATTCGGGAGGATGAAGCCGATGTGCAACTACTAATTAATGCGATCGATGGCAACAAAGCTTCATTGATCTACCAATACACACGCAGTATTATTTCAGCTTACAACAAGCAAATCATCATGCATTGGAAAAGCTTGCCCGAGTTCAATCCACCGATGCGTGTGGAAGCACATGACAACTATTGGTTCAACCCCGAACTGGATTACAAATGGTACATGGCACCGGGAATCTTGTCCATTTTGGTGACTATTATTGGTATGTTCCTGTCGGGAATGAACCTGGTGCGTGAAAAAGAAATGGGAACCATTGAACAGCTGAACGTCACGCCGATTAAAAAATGGCAGTTCATCCTCGGTAAGCTGTTGCCCTTCCTTGTGATCGCTTTGCTCGATTTGGCTTTTGGTTTGCTGATCGCCCGCATTGTTTTCAACCTGCCGATTGAGGGAAGCCTGGTATTGTTGTTTGGCTTTGGTGCGCTCTATTTGGTTGGCGTGCTAGGACTCGGATTGTTTATTTCCACCGTGACCGAAACCCAGCAGCAGGTCATGTTCATCACTTTCTTTTTCATGATGATCTTTGTCTTGATGGGCGGAATTTTCACCCCGGTTGAAAGTATGCCGCATTGGGCGCAACAACTCGACCGGCTCAATCCCATCTACTATTTCATTCGCATCATGCGCATGGTTTGTCTGAAAGGCTCCGGCTTTGGTGATTTGATAACCGAGTTTGTTTCACTGACCATCATCGGCATTTCCTTTCTGACTTTAGCCATTTGGCGCTACCGCAAAACGAGCTGA
- a CDS encoding ABC transporter permease: MNRFWGFVKKEFFHIFRDRRTMIILFGIPIIQLMLFGTVITNEIKDARIAIYDQSKDEVTAEITSKLLSSGYFLLDRNLESTKDIEAIFKQGTVKEVLVFGRDFSRKLQREGKADVQIIVDASDPNLGKMLASYTTGIINDYILKQMGDLHLPMQIEPEVRMVYNEGLQSVYMFVPGIMAMILMLISAMMTSISITREKELGTMEILLVSPLRPAQIILGKVTPYLVLSFINALVILGIGHFIFGVPIKGSWVLLLGESILFIMMALSLGIMISSLAKTQMVAMFISVIALMLPTILLSGFIFSIENMPLPLQVVSHIIPPRWFIVILRNIMLKGVGLAYVWKETAVLLGMTAFFVAVAVKKFKTRLE; this comes from the coding sequence ATGAACCGTTTCTGGGGTTTTGTCAAAAAAGAATTCTTTCACATTTTTCGCGACCGGCGAACAATGATTATCCTGTTTGGGATTCCGATTATTCAGCTTATGCTGTTTGGAACGGTGATAACCAACGAGATTAAAGATGCTCGCATTGCGATTTACGACCAGTCGAAAGATGAAGTAACAGCGGAAATCACCAGCAAGTTATTGTCCTCGGGCTATTTCCTGCTCGACCGAAACCTGGAGAGTACAAAGGATATTGAAGCCATTTTTAAGCAAGGTACCGTCAAGGAAGTGCTGGTCTTTGGGCGCGATTTCAGCCGAAAATTGCAGCGCGAGGGAAAAGCAGATGTGCAAATTATTGTCGATGCTTCTGACCCAAATCTTGGGAAGATGCTGGCCTCTTACACCACCGGAATTATTAACGATTACATCCTGAAGCAAATGGGCGACTTGCACCTGCCTATGCAAATTGAGCCGGAAGTACGCATGGTTTACAACGAAGGACTGCAGTCGGTGTACATGTTTGTTCCGGGTATTATGGCGATGATCCTGATGCTGATCTCCGCCATGATGACCTCCATCTCCATCACGCGTGAGAAGGAACTTGGAACCATGGAAATTCTTCTGGTTTCACCACTGCGTCCGGCACAAATTATTCTGGGGAAGGTGACGCCTTACCTGGTTTTATCTTTCATCAATGCACTCGTCATTTTGGGGATTGGGCATTTCATCTTCGGAGTTCCGATCAAGGGAAGCTGGGTGTTGCTGTTGGGCGAGAGTATCCTGTTCATCATGATGGCCCTAAGTTTGGGAATCATGATTTCGTCGCTGGCCAAAACACAGATGGTTGCCATGTTTATTTCGGTAATAGCCTTGATGCTGCCGACAATTCTATTGTCAGGTTTCATCTTCTCAATCGAGAACATGCCCCTGCCGTTACAAGTGGTCTCCCATATCATTCCACCGCGTTGGTTTATTGTCATCCTTAGAAATATAATGTTGAAAGGAGTTGGCCTGGCTTACGTCTGGAAAGAAACAGCGGTGCTGCTCGGAATGACTGCGTTTTTTGTGGCAGTTGCCGTGAAGAAGTTTAAGACGAGGTTAGAATGA
- a CDS encoding ABC transporter ATP-binding protein codes for MNKTIPVISVKNLVKKFGHFVANDHLTFEVYKGEIFGFLGANGAGKTTAMRILCGLSSPTSGELTVSGFDVYKQAELIKRNIGYMSQKFSLYEDMTIAENIRFYAGIYGLSRQQRKEKEDRMLKKLGLEPERDKLIASLPLGWKQKLSFSIALLHDPQIVFLDEPTGGVDPITRRQFWDFIYEAAAEGKTIFVTTHYMDEAEYCDRVSIMVDGRIAALDTPDALKKQFNAEDMNGVFLQLARSAQRTE; via the coding sequence ATGAACAAAACAATTCCTGTGATATCAGTCAAAAATCTTGTCAAAAAGTTTGGGCACTTTGTGGCCAACGACCACCTGACTTTCGAGGTTTACAAAGGGGAGATTTTTGGTTTCCTCGGAGCAAATGGTGCTGGAAAAACCACGGCGATGCGTATTCTTTGCGGCTTGAGTAGTCCCACATCAGGAGAGTTGACTGTTAGCGGTTTCGACGTTTACAAACAGGCCGAATTAATCAAGCGGAATATTGGCTACATGAGCCAGAAGTTTTCCTTGTACGAGGACATGACGATCGCTGAAAATATCCGGTTTTACGCCGGTATATACGGATTGTCGCGTCAGCAGCGAAAAGAAAAGGAAGATCGGATGTTGAAAAAACTTGGGCTCGAACCCGAGCGCGACAAGCTGATTGCATCGCTGCCACTCGGATGGAAACAGAAGCTTTCGTTTTCTATCGCCTTGTTACACGATCCACAAATCGTATTTCTCGATGAACCAACAGGAGGCGTTGATCCGATTACCCGGCGCCAATTTTGGGATTTTATTTACGAAGCTGCCGCTGAAGGGAAGACCATTTTCGTGACCACTCACTATATGGATGAAGCGGAATACTGCGACCGGGTTTCCATCATGGTGGATGGCCGCATTGCCGCACTCGACACACCCGATGCCCTGAAAAAGCAATTTAACGCCGAAGATATGAACGGCGTGTTTTTGCAGTTGGCGAGATCCGCGCAGCGGACAGAATAG
- a CDS encoding ABC transporter ATP-binding protein, producing the protein MIKVENISKSYNDVQALKDISFSVEKGELFGLIGPDGAGKTSLMRILMTLLLPNGGQASMSGLDVVKYYRKIRRIVGYMPGKFSLYQDLTVEENLSFFATVFGTTIEQNYELIRDIYVQIEPFKDRLAGRLSGGMKQKLALSCALIHKPEILVLDEPTTGVDAVSRKEFWEMLKKLQQQGITILVSTPYMDEAGLCDRVALMQKGEILSIDTPQGIIDNYHRPLLAARSDEMHRLIQDLREWNQVETAYAFGQFVHITPSNDQLQPEDVKIHLEKLSHQQVKSSFIKAGIEDVFMALMGESER; encoded by the coding sequence ATGATAAAAGTCGAAAACATATCGAAATCTTACAACGATGTACAGGCCTTGAAAGACATTTCTTTTTCGGTTGAAAAAGGAGAGTTGTTTGGTTTGATTGGTCCCGATGGTGCCGGTAAAACCAGCCTCATGCGCATCCTGATGACTTTGCTTTTACCCAATGGCGGGCAAGCCAGCATGAGCGGCTTGGATGTGGTGAAATACTATCGAAAGATTCGTCGGATTGTAGGCTACATGCCCGGGAAGTTCTCGTTATATCAGGACTTGACAGTAGAAGAAAATCTTTCGTTTTTTGCGACGGTATTCGGAACAACAATCGAGCAAAACTACGAACTCATCCGCGATATTTATGTGCAGATCGAACCATTCAAAGATCGTTTGGCCGGAAGGCTTTCCGGTGGGATGAAGCAGAAATTGGCTTTATCCTGTGCTCTGATTCACAAACCTGAGATTTTGGTTTTGGACGAGCCAACTACCGGTGTGGATGCCGTTTCGCGGAAGGAATTTTGGGAGATGCTGAAAAAGTTGCAGCAGCAGGGAATTACGATCCTGGTTTCAACCCCCTACATGGATGAAGCCGGGTTGTGCGACCGGGTAGCCTTGATGCAAAAAGGAGAGATCCTGAGCATTGATACGCCGCAGGGGATCATCGATAATTACCATCGCCCGTTGCTCGCTGCCCGCTCCGATGAGATGCACCGACTGATTCAGGATTTACGGGAATGGAACCAGGTAGAAACAGCCTATGCTTTTGGTCAGTTTGTGCATATCACGCCGTCGAATGATCAACTTCAACCGGAGGATGTAAAAATACATCTGGAAAAGCTCAGTCATCAGCAGGTGAAATCGTCATTCATCAAAGCTGGAATTGAAGATGTGTTTATGGCACTGATGGGGGAGAGTGAGCGTTGA
- a CDS encoding HlyD family secretion protein — protein sequence MNRIYLLLLLVVMASACNNGDQTSDAYGNFEADETIISSEVAGKLIRFDGEEGRQVKVGDVLAIIDSSTVNLQIQQLQAQMKAVAVKKVNLRGQIDVSQQQLQNAKITKDRVHKLFADKAATQQQVDDVDGQVRVLEQQVLSQQTQFASIDSELAVLQAQIASAENQLEKSVITSPVNGTILEKYTELGELAAPSKALVKLADLSELDLRVYVSGAQLPHVKLGQQVEVLIDEDKKTNQHLIGVVNWISSEAEFTPKIIQTKEERVKMVYAVKVKVKNDGRLKIGMPGEVNFQ from the coding sequence ATGAATCGAATTTATCTTTTACTCTTGCTCGTTGTAATGGCATCAGCGTGCAATAATGGTGATCAGACATCCGACGCATACGGCAACTTTGAGGCCGATGAAACAATTATTTCTTCGGAGGTTGCCGGAAAACTGATCCGTTTTGACGGTGAAGAAGGTCGACAGGTGAAAGTGGGAGACGTGCTGGCCATTATCGATAGTAGCACGGTAAACCTTCAAATTCAGCAACTGCAGGCACAGATGAAAGCGGTGGCTGTAAAAAAGGTCAATCTTCGCGGGCAAATTGATGTGTCGCAGCAACAGTTGCAGAATGCAAAGATCACGAAGGATCGGGTGCACAAATTGTTTGCCGATAAGGCGGCAACGCAGCAACAGGTCGATGATGTGGACGGGCAGGTTCGTGTGCTTGAACAGCAGGTTTTGAGTCAGCAGACCCAGTTTGCCTCCATCGACAGCGAGCTGGCGGTGCTGCAGGCTCAAATTGCATCTGCCGAAAATCAGTTGGAAAAATCGGTGATTACTAGTCCGGTGAATGGGACGATTCTGGAGAAGTACACCGAATTGGGCGAATTGGCAGCACCTTCCAAAGCCTTGGTTAAGCTCGCAGATTTGTCGGAACTTGATCTGCGGGTGTATGTTAGCGGAGCTCAATTGCCACATGTGAAACTCGGACAGCAGGTTGAAGTATTGATTGATGAAGACAAGAAAACGAATCAACACCTGATTGGAGTTGTGAACTGGATTTCATCAGAGGCAGAGTTTACGCCCAAAATCATCCAAACCAAAGAAGAACGGGTGAAGATGGTTTATGCTGTGAAAGTAAAAGTGAAAAACGACGGCCGCCTGAAAATTGGCATGCCGGGCGAAGTGAATTTTCAATAA
- a CDS encoding TolC family protein, translated as MKTRISLIMLLLLPAQWLFAQQGVTLFDCQQWAREVHPLLKQKEIYQKMSELKLDNIQTAWYPTLDLKAQASYQSDVTRLGASLPGIDIPSVSKDQYKAYLDVKQNIWDGGVSKAKGELEKAQDLTNQQGVEVDLYQVKEQVNNLFFSSFLIQQNLDLLAKKQETLEARKKQMESALSNGAILQSDLDQVLAELVKVKQQQLELQSGRETTLAALAILTGKEPSDLQNLQIETSEVRTENEIVRPEIDLFRQQTDLLSASADLTQKARNPKLFGFGQAGYGRPAINMLNDDFDTYYLVGIGLNWTLFDWKQTKRSKEVIQLQQEMVQTQQTQFERNITIALDGQRRKIEQLQQILKSDRELIELQERITKSSASKLENGTITTADYLQDLNAELVARITFETHKVQLESAKVNYQNLLGQ; from the coding sequence ATGAAGACCAGAATTAGTCTAATTATGTTATTGTTGCTGCCTGCTCAATGGTTGTTTGCACAGCAGGGGGTGACTTTGTTCGATTGCCAGCAGTGGGCGCGTGAAGTCCATCCGTTACTCAAACAAAAGGAAATTTACCAGAAAATGAGCGAGCTGAAACTGGATAATATTCAGACAGCCTGGTATCCAACGCTCGACCTGAAAGCACAGGCCAGTTACCAGTCGGATGTGACGCGATTGGGAGCGTCCTTGCCCGGAATTGATATTCCATCTGTTTCCAAAGACCAGTATAAAGCATACCTCGATGTGAAGCAAAATATCTGGGATGGAGGCGTGTCGAAAGCGAAAGGTGAGCTTGAAAAGGCACAGGACCTCACGAATCAGCAAGGTGTTGAAGTTGATTTGTACCAAGTGAAGGAGCAAGTGAACAACCTGTTTTTTTCATCATTCCTCATTCAACAAAACCTGGACTTACTGGCTAAAAAACAGGAAACACTCGAGGCTCGGAAGAAGCAAATGGAGAGTGCATTGTCTAACGGGGCAATTCTTCAATCTGATTTGGATCAGGTTTTGGCAGAGTTGGTAAAAGTGAAGCAGCAACAGTTGGAGCTGCAGTCTGGTCGGGAAACGACCTTGGCCGCTTTGGCTATCCTGACCGGCAAAGAGCCTTCTGATCTGCAAAATCTTCAGATTGAAACCAGCGAAGTGAGAACGGAAAATGAAATCGTGCGTCCCGAAATCGACCTCTTTCGCCAACAAACCGATTTGCTGTCTGCTTCGGCCGACTTGACTCAAAAGGCGCGCAATCCGAAATTGTTCGGCTTTGGGCAGGCAGGCTATGGTCGTCCGGCGATAAACATGTTGAACGATGATTTTGATACCTACTACCTGGTTGGCATTGGCCTGAACTGGACACTGTTCGATTGGAAACAAACCAAAAGGTCGAAAGAAGTGATTCAGCTGCAGCAAGAAATGGTGCAAACACAACAGACACAATTTGAACGAAATATTACGATTGCTTTGGATGGCCAAAGGCGAAAAATAGAGCAATTGCAACAAATACTAAAAAGTGACCGGGAGCTGATCGAACTGCAGGAACGCATCACTAAAAGTTCGGCCTCAAAGCTAGAAAACGGAACAATTACAACAGCAGATTATTTGCAGGACTTGAATGCAGAGTTGGTCGCCCGGATCACTTTTGAAACGCACAAAGTGCAGCTGGAATCAGCAAAAGTTAATTATCAGAATTTACTCGGACAATAA
- a CDS encoding TetR/AcrR family transcriptional regulator, with product METKKDNTEDKIIDAATDVFVQKGMDGARMQEIADRAGINKALLHYYFRSKEKLFDAIFAKLIGIAFPRIGQILFSELPFAVKVEQAIDTYLDLLVRYPFLPAFIIKEMNRDATPFFGFVERSGFTIAPIIKMFQDAMDRGEIRRMKPEHLLVNIIALCVFPFAARPMIRYVAFHGDEQGLKNFLEERKAEAKEFVLKAIQPE from the coding sequence ATGGAAACTAAAAAAGACAATACAGAGGATAAGATTATCGATGCAGCTACCGATGTGTTCGTTCAGAAGGGAATGGACGGTGCTCGTATGCAGGAGATTGCTGACCGTGCGGGGATTAATAAAGCATTGCTGCACTACTATTTCAGAAGTAAAGAAAAGTTGTTTGATGCGATTTTCGCCAAGTTAATTGGTATCGCTTTCCCCCGGATTGGACAAATCTTGTTCTCGGAACTGCCGTTTGCAGTAAAGGTGGAGCAGGCGATCGATACTTATCTCGACCTACTTGTAAGATATCCGTTTCTGCCTGCTTTTATCATCAAGGAAATGAATCGTGATGCCACCCCGTTTTTCGGATTTGTTGAACGTTCCGGTTTCACGATCGCCCCGATTATAAAAATGTTTCAGGACGCCATGGATCGCGGAGAAATCCGACGGATGAAACCGGAGCATCTGTTGGTGAATATCATTGCATTGTGTGTCTTCCCGTTTGCTGCTCGCCCGATGATTCGATACGTCGCTTTCCATGGTGATGAGCAGGGATTGAAAAATTTCCTTGAGGAACGGAAAGCAGAAGCGAAGGAGTTTGTTCTCAAAGCTATTCAACCCGAATAA
- a CDS encoding sensor histidine kinase, with amino-acid sequence MKLHLKISLLLFSFAAVLIIAFTSLNYINRSVQDVFMKENQRNQAQIIDKVIAIKFGSLKQIVDDNSAWDELVDFTGKPDSVWAIDNIDFMVNVFNHSTVMVFNKDDELIHQFSDSSLLCQHFQPDETKIKQLFAQSPYCHYFEYSGNRLIEFCGATIVPSADATDRQTVPQGYLLVGEEWNEAYLNNLYESTGFEPELVAAADSTPIELDKNREYIIKELHGADGKTSAKIIFSRVSPIQQDLKNFLILTILVSLIASLALLVFILYFRRIVVEPFSVINRTLETHNQQHLHRLRSKTPEFVKLKELILNFFKQQNELKSNNVRLVELNGTKDKLFSIIGHDLRNPIGNILSASGIMIESIQEQDFENIEILLSLIEKESGEALNLLETLLDWAKTQTGKLQYSPKQIQLKEIIDRVSTNLSFAARMKEIKIETVSNVDFEVYADYNMIVTILRNLISNAIKFTNPGGWVRISALRNEDGIEFRVEDNGIGMDDKAAGRLFKAETNYSTYGTANEKGTGLGLIICKEFIEKHGGNIRVQSEKGKGTCFIFNIVEHKN; translated from the coding sequence ATGAAACTTCACTTAAAAATTTCGCTGCTACTATTTTCGTTTGCGGCTGTATTGATTATTGCTTTCACCTCGCTGAACTACATCAACCGATCGGTACAGGATGTTTTCATGAAGGAAAATCAACGCAACCAAGCTCAGATCATAGACAAAGTTATTGCCATCAAATTCGGTTCCCTCAAACAAATTGTCGACGACAATTCAGCCTGGGATGAGTTGGTAGATTTTACCGGCAAGCCCGATTCGGTTTGGGCAATCGACAACATCGACTTCATGGTCAACGTTTTCAACCACTCAACCGTTATGGTTTTTAACAAAGATGACGAACTTATTCACCAGTTTTCGGATTCAAGCCTGCTTTGTCAGCATTTTCAGCCAGACGAAACGAAAATAAAACAGTTATTTGCGCAATCGCCCTACTGTCATTACTTTGAATATTCGGGGAATCGTTTGATTGAGTTCTGCGGAGCTACAATTGTTCCTTCTGCTGATGCGACCGATAGACAAACAGTGCCACAAGGTTATTTGCTTGTCGGCGAAGAATGGAATGAAGCTTACCTGAACAATCTTTACGAGTCGACAGGATTTGAGCCTGAACTAGTTGCTGCAGCCGATTCTACTCCAATCGAACTCGATAAAAACCGAGAGTACATTATCAAGGAACTTCACGGAGCTGACGGGAAGACTTCTGCTAAAATTATTTTCAGCCGGGTGAGCCCCATTCAACAGGATCTAAAAAATTTTCTGATCCTAACCATACTGGTTTCCTTGATTGCTTCATTAGCTCTCCTTGTTTTCATACTTTATTTCCGGCGCATTGTAGTGGAGCCATTCTCTGTTATTAACCGAACTCTTGAAACCCACAACCAACAGCACTTGCATCGTCTTCGGTCGAAAACGCCGGAATTTGTCAAACTAAAAGAACTCATTCTGAATTTCTTCAAACAACAAAACGAGTTAAAATCAAATAACGTCCGGCTAGTCGAGTTAAACGGAACGAAAGACAAACTTTTTTCCATTATCGGGCACGACCTGCGAAACCCGATTGGGAATATCTTATCAGCCTCCGGTATCATGATTGAATCAATTCAAGAACAGGACTTTGAAAACATCGAAATCCTGTTGAGTCTAATTGAAAAAGAAAGCGGCGAGGCTCTGAATTTATTGGAAACGCTTTTGGACTGGGCGAAAACTCAAACCGGCAAATTACAATACTCCCCCAAACAAATTCAACTTAAAGAGATTATCGATCGGGTGTCGACGAACTTAAGCTTTGCAGCCCGCATGAAAGAAATCAAGATTGAAACCGTGAGCAATGTTGATTTTGAAGTTTACGCCGACTACAACATGATTGTAACGATTCTTCGCAATCTGATTTCGAATGCCATAAAATTCACGAACCCGGGAGGCTGGGTCCGAATTTCAGCATTGAGAAACGAAGATGGAATTGAGTTCCGGGTTGAGGATAATGGTATCGGCATGGACGATAAGGCTGCAGGTAGACTATTTAAAGCCGAAACCAACTACTCGACTTACGGCACCGCAAACGAAAAAGGAACCGGATTAGGTTTGATAATTTGTAAAGAGTTTATCGAAAAACACGGAGGAAACATTCGTGTGCAAAGCGAAAAAGGAAAAGGAACCTGTTTTATATTCAACATTGTGGAGCACAAAAATTAG
- a CDS encoding flotillin family protein, producing the protein MDNYFVVMVSVAVLFLFIIIMAMVKRYKRCPSDRILVVYGKVGKGINSESRSAKCIHGGAAFIWPIIHSYEFLDLTPISIEINLKSALSKQNIRVDVPSRFTVGVSTEPSIMTNAAERLLGLSQESISNLAKDIIFGQLRLVVATMDIEEINSNRDKFLAAVSSNVEAELKKIGLKLINVNVTDINDESGYIDALGKEAAAKAINDAKKSVAEKNRDGEIGQAEAHQEQRVKVAQADAVAVEGENIAKVTIANSDADRREKEAEARRKAVAAEKVTEAKALEEAYAAEKEAETARAARDKATQIANVVVHAEIDKQKVEIAAEAIAEQTRREAKGEADAIYMKMEAQAKGIYEILSKQAEGFEMLVKAAGNNSKDAVMMMIADKLPELVKTQVEAIKNIKIDKVTVWETGNGKDGKTSTANFMQGMLGSIPPLDDVFKSAGLELPDYLKGTTKPESTEVVADEPEELK; encoded by the coding sequence ATGGACAATTATTTTGTTGTAATGGTCAGCGTTGCTGTACTGTTCTTGTTTATCATTATTATGGCTATGGTCAAGCGCTACAAGCGCTGTCCGTCCGATCGCATTCTTGTTGTTTACGGTAAGGTTGGGAAAGGTATTAACAGCGAATCCCGCTCGGCTAAATGTATTCATGGTGGTGCCGCTTTCATCTGGCCCATTATTCATTCGTACGAGTTTCTTGATCTGACTCCGATTTCTATCGAGATTAATTTGAAGAGTGCTTTGAGTAAGCAAAATATTCGCGTCGATGTTCCTTCGCGTTTTACGGTTGGTGTTTCAACTGAGCCAAGCATTATGACCAATGCTGCTGAACGTTTGTTGGGCTTGTCGCAGGAATCCATCAGCAACCTGGCAAAAGACATCATTTTTGGTCAATTACGTTTGGTGGTTGCGACCATGGATATCGAAGAAATCAACAGTAACCGCGATAAGTTTTTGGCCGCTGTTTCGTCGAACGTTGAAGCTGAATTGAAAAAAATCGGTTTGAAGCTCATCAACGTAAACGTCACCGACATCAACGACGAGTCGGGTTATATTGATGCTTTGGGTAAAGAAGCTGCCGCAAAAGCGATTAACGATGCGAAGAAGAGCGTTGCCGAGAAAAACCGTGATGGTGAAATTGGTCAGGCAGAAGCGCACCAGGAACAACGTGTGAAAGTGGCGCAGGCTGATGCTGTTGCTGTAGAAGGGGAAAACATTGCGAAAGTAACGATTGCAAACTCGGATGCCGATCGTCGTGAGAAGGAAGCTGAAGCTCGCCGGAAAGCGGTTGCCGCCGAAAAGGTGACTGAGGCAAAAGCCCTGGAAGAAGCATATGCGGCTGAGAAAGAGGCAGAAACAGCTCGTGCTGCCCGCGACAAGGCGACGCAGATTGCGAACGTGGTTGTGCATGCCGAAATTGACAAGCAAAAAGTTGAAATTGCTGCTGAAGCGATTGCCGAGCAAACCCGCCGCGAAGCGAAAGGGGAGGCCGATGCGATTTATATGAAGATGGAAGCACAGGCGAAAGGTATCTACGAAATCCTGAGCAAGCAGGCCGAAGGTTTCGAGATGCTGGTGAAAGCTGCCGGAAATAATTCGAAAGATGCCGTGATGATGATGATTGCCGACAAGTTGCCGGAGCTTGTTAAAACCCAGGTTGAGGCCATCAAAAATATCAAAATCGATAAAGTTACTGTTTGGGAAACCGGCAATGGAAAAGATGGTAAAACTTCCACTGCGAACTTCATGCAGGGCATGTTGGGATCGATCCCGCCACTGGATGATGTATTCAAATCCGCTGGTTTGGAGTTGCCCGATTACCTGAAAGGAACCACAAAGCCGGAGTCAACTGAAGTTGTAGCGGACGAACCGGAAGAATTGAAATAA